TGAGATATTGCGAGGATAGAGAGATGACTAAACAAGGCGTCACGTTGCGCTGCGCAGGAGTGCTTGAGTCTTGCGTCATTAAATGGTCACTCAGAGCATGTGCCTTTTTGATTGAAGTGCAGTAAATTTGCAAAGTATGAAAAATGGCTAAGGAGAAAATAGACATCAAATCAGTGCACAATGAAGTGCTGGCGGATGCAGAGTACTGTGCGCAGCGCGGCAATTGATCGGAGTTATCAAATCGTGCGATTAAACTCCTCGAGTGCGCACAGCACAACGTCTGAGCTCTTGCAACAACTGCAGCGCAAAGAACCCGAAAGGCTGCACAAATGCGAACAATGAGCCTCGCAGATAAAATCCTGACGAAATTTGCGAGGCAATTGCATAAATTGAAAAACGCATCATGTGGAATATGGGAGCTATCTAAGCACACGTGATATCGCATTCTACCTCTCAAAAGTCCACGAGGGGCACGAAAAGGAATGGTGGCAAACCATGGCCCCAGAGCGCATGCTTTCAATCATGATTGAGGCAAAGGAGCTGGGCGTGGTCAAGGGCACAGAGTACGAGAGCAAATTCGAGGAAGTATTCGACAAATTGCTCTCGCAAGTATTAAGCGAATATGCGAAAAAAACAGCGTGAGGCCGAGCTGCAAAGAGCAGCAGCAAGGTTGCTCGACGCCCTGGGGCTGCTGTGGTTCCACACGCCGAATGGAGGTCGACGTGATGCACGTGAGGCCAAGCTGCTCAAGGCCGAGGGGGTGAAAGCTGGCGTGCCCGATATCATAATATTGCACCCTTTTGCTCAATATCATGGAATATTGATTGAGCTCAAGGTAGGCAGGAACAAACCTACACAAGCACAAGAGACCTTCATGCAAAGGGCGAGCGCAAAGGGTTATTTTTGTGCAGTTGTGCGCAGCATCGATGAACTGATAAATATCCTAAATAAATGCCGTATCTCGCAAAATATAAGCACATAAAATTGCCGTGGGTGCGGCATGAAAACCGAAAAAGAAGGCCGGGTGAACAGGCTTTCTATAACTCGCCTGCGTGGCGCAAACTCTCTGCGCAATTAAGACGCACGCATAAATATTGCGTGCTATGCAGCGCTAAAGGGGTTGCGACGCTCGCTGAGCACATCGACCACATCGTGCCAGTGCGATGCGGCGGTGCAAAGCTCGACACTCGCAACCTCTGCGCTCTTTGCTTGCGCTGTCATAACAAAAAGTCCTCACTCGAGGGCAAGCGCAGTGCACCTATTGTGCGCACATGCGAGGACGAAGAAAGCGGAGAGCTGTTGCCGGCAGAGGGCTGGCTGCAGGAATTGCAAGAGCAATTGAATGCAGGTGAAAAGAGCGAGTGAAGGCGAAGGGATAGGGTGTTGCAAATCTTCCAAGGCCTTTGGCCGGACAACGACCGCCTGAGCCGCAAAAAAGCGCAACCATTTTTGTTAGGAGTCCTAAACGATTAAAAATCTATCTATATGAAGACCGTCAAGGAGAAACTTCAGAAAGGCACCTTAAGGGAGCATCGCTTGCCGGGCCGGGTTGGGGGCGAGCGTGGGGAGCTGGTACCTGATGCGTACGTTGCACGTAATGAGGAGATGCTGCAGTACTTTGAGCTCATTGTTGAGCACTTGCGAGAGCATGATGCGCTGAAGGCAGTTGACAGCATGATTGTCAGCCAGGCGGCATTTTACTTGTGGCTTTTCAAAAAGAGCGTCAAGGGCATTCAGGATAATGGCCCTGTGGTGCTCAACAGCATGGGCACTTACTCGGTTTCGCCCGATGTGCGCAATGCAAAGGATGCAACAGACAGGTTACTCAAGTTATTTCAGGAGCTGGGCATGTCGCCCAAGGCACGTGAAAAGGTTGTGGCCTTTCAGATGAAGGATATTGAGGAGGATGACATGCTGGCAAAGCTGTTGAGCTAAAGACGTGTTCATGGAAGGTGCAAAAAAGTATATTGAGGATGTTACTTGCGGCCGGGCGGTGGTGTGTAAATATGTGCTGCAAGCTGTTGAGCGGCATTTGCGTGATCTTGAGCGCTCTGCTGAGGAGGATTTCCCTTTTTACTTTGATGAGGAGCAAGCGAATAGGTATCTTGCATTTATTCGGGCGATAAAGCACAGCAAGGGGCGTGCAGCGGGTAAGCCTTTTCAGCTGCAGCCATGGCAGGAGTTCATTTTTGCGTGCGTCTATGGGTGGCGCAAGAAGACGGATGGCTCGAGGAGGTTTCAGCGTGCTTATATTGAGGTGGCGAGGAAGAACGGCAAGACGGAGATGATGGCAGCTGCGGCCTTGTGTGCGCTGTTGATGGATAAGGAGAAGGGCGCAGAGGTTTACACGGCAGCGACGAAGAGGGATCAGGCGCAGATATTATTTCGTGCGGCTCAGTCGATGGCAAGGCAGTTGCGTAGCTCGAGCAAGGCGCTGAGCAAGTTGTTAAGTGTTAATCGCACTGTCATAACCTTTTCAGACAGCAGGTTTGAGCCTCTCGGTGCTGATGCCGACACGCTGGACGGGCTTTTTGTGCATTGTGCGGTAGTGGATGAGTATCATGCGCACAAGAGCGATGAGGTGCTGAAGGTGCTTGAGACGGCAGTCGGAGACAGGTTGCAGCCCTTGATTTGGATTATCACGACTGCAGGTTTCAACAGGCACGGGCCTTGCTTTGCGCTGCGTGAGGTTGTGCTCAATGTGTTGTCAGGCAATTACACTGATGAGAGCCTATTTGGCATTGTGTACACGCTTGACGATGGCGACGAGTGGGGCGATGAACGGGTATGGGTGAAGGCAAACCCGAATCTCGGCATAACGCCTACCTGGGATAACTTGCGCAATGCATACGTAAGGGCAAAAAATGAGGGGGCGAGCGCAGAGGTACAATTTAGGACTAAGCACTTGAACGAGTGGGTAAGCGTCTCGAGGCGCTGGATACCTGCAGAGGTGTGGGATAGTTGCCGGGTGGCATATAGTGAGGAGGAGCTGCGAGGGCGACCTTGT
This genomic interval from Chitinophagales bacterium contains the following:
- a CDS encoding terminase, translating into MEGAKKYIEDVTCGRAVVCKYVLQAVERHLRDLERSAEEDFPFYFDEEQANRYLAFIRAIKHSKGRAAGKPFQLQPWQEFIFACVYGWRKKTDGSRRFQRAYIEVARKNGKTEMMAAAALCALLMDKEKGAEVYTAATKRDQAQILFRAAQSMARQLRSSSKALSKLLSVNRTVITFSDSRFEPLGADADTLDGLFVHCAVVDEYHAHKSDEVLKVLETAVGDRLQPLIWIITTAGFNRHGPCFALREVVLNVLSGNYTDESLFGIVYTLDDGDEWGDERVWVKANPNLGITPTWDNLRNAYVRAKNEGASAEVQFRTKHLNEWVSVSRRWIPAEVWDSCRVAYSEEELRGRPCYGGLDLSTVRDMSAFVLFFPARHEEEKHRILVWAFCPEERVRVRADAVFGYGEWVRSGELIATEGNVIDYEYIRGVILQAAERYDIKCIAYDRYNANQLVMSLEEEGLRMVSWGRGFVSMSTPTKELEKMVFGGELEHNTGGLVAWHLSNVELMHDPAGNVKPVKRTDDGKIDSVVALVMAIGVWMAKEKKEPERRSIYELD